The genomic region AATTTATGATAACAGTGAAATATTTTTATTAAAAGCCTGAAATTCATATTATGAAACTGGTTGTTGAAAATAACCCTGATGTGGAACGGGTATTAGAGATTATTAGTGAAGGATTATCTAAAAAGGCGTTTATTACTATTATGGCATCTTGCCGAGTTTATTATGATGGGAGAGCCATTAGTCGTCTGGAATTAGGGGATAGGATCATACTCATCAAATCCGATGGATCATTTATCATACACCAGGACCGTAATCTGGAGCCTGTAAACTGGCAACCACCTAAAACCAAGGTCTCAGTCAGCCTACATCAAGGAATGGTGAAAATAAAGGGTGTAAGGAGAAGTCCTCATGAAACACTGGAAGTGGAAATATTAAACACTCACCTGGCATCATATTTCATAGGAGAGGATTCAAAGAGTCTTGAACTGGCAGGTTACGAAGCACATATGGGGGACCTTATTTTTAAAGACCCTGATGTCATTGAAAAAGGTTTCAGACCCACCTCCCGAGAGTACCACACACCAAGCGGATTCATTGACATACTAGGTAAGGATCAGGATGGAAATTTGATGATATTGGAACTTAAA from Methanobacteriaceae archaeon harbors:
- the nucS gene encoding endonuclease NucS: MKLVVENNPDVERVLEIISEGLSKKAFITIMASCRVYYDGRAISRLELGDRIILIKSDGSFIIHQDRNLEPVNWQPPKTKVSVSLHQGMVKIKGVRRSPHETLEVEILNTHLASYFIGEDSKSLELAGYEAHMGDLIFKDPDVIEKGFRPTSREYHTPSGFIDILGKDQDGNLMILELKSRKAGVNAVKQLRRYVDCFSDHKEKVRGVLVAPSVTDDALQLLQEQDMEFKALEPPRELGTDKVVTLEKFLSESRS